The segment CTGTAATTAAATCCTTCACACTATCTGGATAGTCTAGACCAAGTTCTTTTAAGAAGGCAACACGTGAATCAACTGGTGTGTATAGATGCAATTTAGACAAGTCATCTGCTGAGAAGTTAACCCAAACAACTTTTTTACCTTCAATTTGAGGGTATTTAGCTGCTTTCTCTTTAAGCATAGCTTCAATATCTGTGATAAGCTTTTCGCCCTCTTTTTTCATTCCCATACCAGTTGCATTTAATTCAACTTGTTCACGCCAAGTTGTTGCCCAAGCTGCAGTTGGATATGCAACAACTGGAGCAATTTCAGAAAGAGTATCGTAATCTTCTTGTGTAATACCAGAGTAAGCTGCAAGAATTACATCAGGCTTTGCATCTGAAATAGCCTCAAAATCAAGTCCGTCTGTATCTTGGAATACGTTAGGGTCTTTCACACCAAGCTCGTCCAGCTTTTCTGCTGTCCAAGGCAGTAAACCACTGTCATCTTGTACTCCAAAGTTTGCTGCTGAAAAACCTACAGGAGTCACTCCAAGAGCTAAAGCTACATCTTGATTTCCCCATTGGATTGTAACAACACGTTCTGGTTTCTTTTCAATAACCGCTTCGCCTAAAGCGTGTTTAATTGTTATTGGATATTCAGAATCTGAATTGGAAGAAGCAGATTCATTTTTATCTGAGTCATTCGATGAAGAATTTGAGCAACCTGCTAAAACCAGGATTGCTACAATTGAAAATAGCAATAGCTGAAGAAATGGATTTCTACGTTTTGTATGCATGACTTAATCCCCTCTTATATATTAATAGTTTATTAGTGGCAAAAGTGATAAAGGTACTTGCTTTTATAATTTATGTTAAGCACAGCTCGATTCACCACATTTTACAATGATTATCATTCTCAACTATAATAATTGTTTTTTACTTTTCTGTCAATTGTTTATTAAAAAGACAAGAATCTGCTTTTTTGGTTAACACTTACTTTTTAAAAAAACCCCTGCAGTCTGGAGACTACAGGGGCACTTAAATAATTATTATTCAACAGTAACAGATTTAGCCAAATTACGTGGCTTATCAACGTCACAGTCTCTATGAAGTGCTGCATAATAAGAGATAAGCTGCAGCGGTAATACAGAGATAAGGGGTGTCAATAGCTCATGCACAGCTGGAACGATAAAGCGGTCACCGTCCATTTCCAAGCCTTTCATAGAAATGATACACGGATTTGCACCACGTGCAACTACCTCTTTAACGTTTCCACGAATGCTCAAGTTGACACTTTCCTGTGTTGCTAAGGCAATGATTGGTGTTCCATCTTCGATTAAAGCGATTGTGCCGTGCTTTAATTCACCGCCTGCAAAACCTTCTGCCTGGATGTAAGAGATTTCTTTTAGCTTAAGCGCACCTTCTAGACCAACATAATAATCGATTCCGCGGCCAATAAAGAATGCATTTCTTGTTGTAGCTAGGTATTCTCTGGCAATCGTTTCAAGTTCTTCTTT is part of the Niallia taxi genome and harbors:
- a CDS encoding iron-siderophore ABC transporter substrate-binding protein, which produces MHTKRRNPFLQLLLFSIVAILVLAGCSNSSSNDSDKNESASSNSDSEYPITIKHALGEAVIEKKPERVVTIQWGNQDVALALGVTPVGFSAANFGVQDDSGLLPWTAEKLDELGVKDPNVFQDTDGLDFEAISDAKPDVILAAYSGITQEDYDTLSEIAPVVAYPTAAWATTWREQVELNATGMGMKKEGEKLITDIEAMLKEKAAKYPQIEGKKVVWVNFSADDLSKLHLYTPVDSRVAFLKELGLDYPDSVKDLITDPNSYSLELSAENVEALNDADVIVGYGNDELYNTIKADPLLGNIPAVKRGSVAFIASDTPLVAAGTPTPLSIEYTIDDYLELIGGAIDKINE